From the Fusobacterium ulcerans ATCC 49185 genome, the window CATTGAAATGACAGGAAAACATTCAATAGGTGTATATGGACAGTTTTTATCATGGAATGTTTCAGGAGCTAGCCGAGGTGTTCTGCAGATGGACTTTATGGATGGAACAGATAGAAAGCCTATACAGTTATATGGTGATGAAAGTATTGGATTGTATGTATTATCAGAATTTAATTCATCTAATATTACAGGAAACTTCCATGTAGACATTGGTGGAATAAATACTGGTAACAAAAGTATAAGTATAGATGAAAATGACACTAATGGTGGAGAATCAATAACTGACTACTGGAGTGGAAATACTTCTACAAATACTGTAGATGGAAGTGTAGGTATTTTGTCATATAGAGATATAAATCTTACTTCACATGGAATAGTTATACATGATAAAACTAATGGGAATATAGGAGTAGCTCCACAAAAAAAAGCTGCTTATACATGGTCATTTACTGGAGGAGGACAGACAAGCAACTGGGCTATAACAGCTGCAAATCCAAACTTGAATCTAGGATCTGGATATATAAAAATAAATGGTGGAACAAATAATATTGGTATATTTGCAAGAGAAGGAAATGTTACAACAACAGGAAGTGTTGATCTTACTGATGGAACTGGAAACTTAGCCATCTATGCGAAAGATTATACTGCTGGAGTAGGAAAAGTTACAACAACAGGAAATGTAGCAAATACAGTTATACTTTTTGCTGACAATGGAACAATAAATGTAACTAATAATGTAAAATTATTAGGACTAAAAGTAACAGGAGCAACAACAGGAAATCAAAATAATATCTTAGCAGCATATGCATCTAATACTGGAACGATAAGCATGAATAATTCTGGAATTATTGGAAGTTTAACATCTCCTGATATTGAAGTGACAGGAATGGAACTAGGGGATGCTTCTGGTCAATACAGAGGTCTTGCATTAATGGCTGACAATGGAGTTATCAATGGAAAAAATAATTATATAAAAGTAGTAAATGGAGCAGCAGGAGTAGCTTCAATAAACTCTGGAAATATAGATATTTCAGGATCAACTATTTATGTAAATAATGGTTATGCAGTATATTCAGATGGTACAGGTACTGTTAATTTAACAAATGGAAAGCTTGTATTAGATGGAAATTCTGTTGCTTTTGACTTGGATTTTAATTTAGCAAATCCTTTAACATTAACTGGATCAGAAATACATATAGTTTCTGATGATGTTACTGCTGTAAATTTAAAAAATGTATCAACAGCATTGTCAGTTAATAATTTAAAAAGCAGTATAATTACTGCTCTAGGTGGAGCTATCAATATAACTGATGATGGAATACATGATAAGTACAAGATAGCTGCAGTTGATGGTGGAACTTTGAATATTGATACTAATATAGACAAAGCTGATCCTGATCCAGACTCAAATGGATACTTTTATTATAAAAGATTTTTAGGACAAAGACTTAAATTAAATGTGACTGGAGGAATAGAAGTAAATGCAGCAATTAACAGTGCTGAAGCAACTGCATATTTCAAAGGGCAGGTAGTAGGACTTGAAATGAATTCCAGTTCATCAGCTTCTGGTGTCAGCGACACACAGATTAATCTAGCAACTGGTTCTAAAGTAATAGCAGACAGAACAGACAGTGGTGCTGGAGCTATCGGTTTATATATGAACTTTGGAGAAATTAAGCTTGATGCAGGTTCTAAAGTAGAAGTAGAAAAAGGAAGTAATGTTGTAAATAATGAGGCGGTAGGAGTATATGCTGTTAATGGAAGTAAAGTTGATAATGCTGGAACTATTGAAGTAGGAGGAAATAGATCTATTGGTATTTTAGGAATGGCATATAGAGAAGCTCCAATAGGAACTGTGATAGTAAATGAATTTGGAGCCAGTCTTACTGATCAGGGAAAAGTTAATATTATTAATGACAAAAATATAACACTTGATGGAATTGGAACAATAGGTATTTATGCACATAATAATAAGGCTTCTGGATTAAATACTGATGCTGTTGTAACAAATACAGTTAATGGAGTAATAACAGTTGGTTCTTCAGATAGCTCAAATGCTGCTGTAGGTATTTATGGAAAAAAAGCTACTATTTCAAATCTTGGAAAAATATCTGTAGGAGATGGGGGAGTAGCAATTTATGCAACAGAAGGAAGTAGAATAACAGACCTCGGAATTCTTGATTTAGGAGCAGATGGAGTAGGAGTTATGGCTGATGGTACTTCAGATATAAGTGCAACATCTGTTACTCTTACATCAAATAATGCTGGAATTCTTGGAAAAACTGGTATTTTCTATAAAGGAGATTTGGGAACAGAAAGCAAAACTATAGGTGTAGCTGTAAATGCTTCAGCTCTTGATAAAGGAACAGCTATATATGTAGAAAATATGAATATTACTTCTTCTGGAATTTTAAATATAGGTAAAGAAGGAGTAGGTATTTTTGTAAAAGGAAATTCGACTCAAACAGGAACAAATACAGGAACTATTGATCTTACATCTGGAAAAACAGGTGCAGTAGGTATGTATACTAAAACTGCTAATATTATTAATGATATAGCTGGAATTATTGAAGTAAGAGATTCTTCTCAAATAGGTATGTATGCAGAGGGAACTAATAACAAAGCTACAAATATAGGAGCAATTAAACTAAATGTAGATGGCTCTACAGGTATCTATGTAAAATCTGGTGCAATAGCTGAACTTAATACTGGAAATAACATAACATTTGCTGGTAAGTCAAGTGTTGGAGTTTTTGCAGAAAATGCAGCAGTAAATCTTAAAAGTAATTTGACTTTTTTAAATAATAATGAAAATAAAAATATTTATGTTTATGGGAAAGATGCAACAGTTGGAATAGATGCAGGTAAAACTGTAACAATAGATGGAATGGGAACTCCAACAACAGCAGGAAATAAAACTGTAGGAATTTATCTTGAAAATGCTGGTACTGGAAGTACATTTAATGGAGCAACAGGACAAGTTGTTGTTACAAATGAAGCAGTGGGTATTTATTCTAAAGGAAATAATACTTTAAATGTAAATGTAACAGCTGATGGAGTAAAAACAACAGGAGTATTTATTGAGGATGGATCAAGTATAACAGGAACTGTAACTGCCAGAGGTGCATCAGGAGCAGGTGCAGTAGGAGTATATGGAAGTAAAGGAGCTGTAACAATAGGTGCTGTAGGACTAACTCTTAAGACAGATACAGATAAAGGAACAGGAATGTATCTTGCTGATGGCGCTTATGCATCTGGAGGAAAAATCACTATAAATAATACAGCTGCAGTTGATAACATAGGAGTATACTATAGTAAGGGAACAGCTTCAGGAACTGTGACAAATGGCTCTGAAATTGAGCTTACAGGAAATAAAAGTATAGGAATATATGCAGCAGATGGAATAAATCTTGTAAATACTAAAAATATAAATTCAACTACTTCAAATAATATAGCTTCATATGTGGGAGGTAATTCAACACTTACTTCAAATGGAAATATAACTATGACTGGGACAGATAACATAGGGATATATACTGGAAAAGGAACTGGAGTAAATGCTGGAACTATTAACTTAACTGGAGCAGCAGGAACATCCTCAGCAGGAATGGCAGCTAAAACAGATGTTGCTGGAGACATAGCTACTGTGGAAAATAAAAATATAATCATTGTAGGAAATAATCTTGGAATGTATGTAGCAGGTGCTGGAACAAGTTCAGGAAAGAATACAGGAACAATAACAGCAACAACAGGAACAGGAGTATATGTAGATGGTGGAGGAAACAGCTTTGATGGAACTGGAGGAAGTATCACATCAAATGCAGTAGGAATCTATTTAAAAGATACAGATGCTAATAAAATAACTGCTGGAACTTTGAATATAGGTTCAGGAGGAGTAGGAGTATTTGGAGAGAATGCTAAGATAGATTTTGCAGTAAATGTAGCAGGAACAGGAGCAGTAGGAGTTGCAGCTAAAAATGGTTCAGTAATATCAGGAAATGTAACAACTGGACAGGATTCAGTAGGTGCATATCTTCTTGATAGCACAGTAACATTTAATGGTGCAAATATAACAACAGGAACAAATAATTCAGGAACATCAGTAGGAGTTCTATTTGATGCAGGTATAACTGGTACATACACTATGAACAATGTAAGTGTAAATGCTAAAAATGGAGTGGGAATATATCTAGGTGGAGTTGGAATGACTCTTAACCATAATGGAACTGTAACTACTGAAGGCGGAATAGGAATATATGTAAAAAATGGAACTACTTTGACAACAGGAACTTCAACATTAAATATAAGTAATGGTGGAACTGGAATATATGTAGAGCAGGGAACAGCAAACTTAGGTTTAAGTGGAAACTTAGCATTTAATTTTGGAACTGGTGGCGGAATAGGAATATACAATAATGGTGGAACTTTAAATATTGGAAGTAATATTACACTTAGTGGATCTGGATCACTTGCAGCAACAACTGATGGAAGCTTTATTTCATCAGGAAATATCACAGTAGGTGAAGGTGGAACTGGTCTTCTTGGGCAATACAGCAGTTCTTCTATAGCAGTACAGAGTATAACAAATAGTGGAATAATTACAGCAAGCAGTGGTGGAATAGGGTTAGCTGCAGTTAAAGCAGGAGCAGGAGTGCCAGGAGCTGCTATAACAGTAAATAACTTTAACACTATCACTATTTCTGGAAAATCATCTGGAACATCAGAACCATCAATAGGAATATATACTGATATAGCAGATGTAGTAAATACTGGAAACATCAATGTAGGAACAGATGGAATAGGGATATATTCTATTCATAATGGAGTTCTTACATCAGTCCAAAATGATAATATGAAAATGACAGGAACAGATGGAATAGGAGTATACCTTAAAGGTGCAACAAGTGGGCTTCTATCAAACAGTATAACTTCTACTGGTGGAACAGGAAATACAGGGGTAATTCTTGAAGATATAGGAACTATTGCAATAAATGCTGGAACAATTACACTTGGTGAAGCAGGAGTAGGAGTAGTTGCAACTGGAACAACAACTTCAACAATTACAGGATCAATTTCAGTAGGGGATTCTAATGCAATTAAAAGTGCTATAGGGATAGTAGCTGATAATGGAGCAAATATAACTCTTGCTGGAGCAACAACAATAACAGCAGGAAATGGTGGAATAGGAGTATATGCCGAAGGAGCTGGAACAACAATAACAGTTCCTAATGCAGCAAATATAAATGTTGGAGCCAATGGTGTATATATGTATTCCAATGGAGCTAATTTAAGTTTTGCAGGAAATATCACAGCAAATAATAAGATAGGATTAGTAGCAGATGGTGGAACTGTAACTAGTACTGGAGCAACAATAAATGTTCAGAATGGTGGATTAGGAGTATTTGTTAAAAATGCAGCTCCTGTATTTACAGGAACACCAATAAATGTTCAGGCAGGAAATTCATCACAATACTCAATAGGAGCTTATTATGATGAAGTATCTTCTATCGGAACTGCCCCAGTAATTACACAAACAGGAAGCTATACAATAGGAATGGTATTGAATGATTCAACAGGAACAACAGCTGGAGGAATTTCTATTGGAGGATCAGGTTCAATTAATCAAATAGGAGCTATGGCAAAGAAAGGCTCTAATCTTACAATAAATGGAAATGTTTTAGTTGATGGAAATGAAAATATTGGTGTATATGGAGAAGATAGTTTAATTAGAACAATAGGAAGTATAACTGTTTTAGATTCTTCAACATGTGTAAATAAATCAACATCATCAATAGGAGTTTCAATAAATGGAGGTTCATACATAGGAAATGGAAATCTTTCAGTAGGAAACTATAGTATAGGAGTCTTTGGAAAAGATATGACAGTGGGAAGTGTAATAACTCAAGGAACTGGAATAGAGATAATGACTGTTGGAAATAATGGTCTTGGAATCTATGGAGAAGGAACTGGTGGGACTATAACTGCTGATATGTCAAACATTACAGTAGGAACTGACAATGCAATAGGGGTATATGCAAAAGGAATGAACTCAGTAGTAACAGGAAACATGGGTATTGGTGCAAATACAAGTATAGGTATTGCAAGTGAAGGTAATGGAAATGTAGCATATACAGGAACTATGACAATAGCAAATAAAGCTTCTACAGCATCAGTAGGAATCTATAAAACAGATGGAACAGGAATAATTTCAACATCAGCAGGTAGCTGGTCAGTAGGAGAAAATG encodes:
- a CDS encoding autotransporter-associated N-terminal domain-containing protein yields the protein MRKNDIEKSLKRFLKRKVSYSLSLLIAFMITGGISLGAGITAEEIQETKSDLLTRIQTEREEIKRKIAENERLIKEYNSDFVELVRKGDFYSKPLFNSTQVFLSYQYLDSGKMKDRTDKEFAETIDAINKHYGTRSGRSLFRSSGNIGKDKIMAGNGVAVDNEVFREEINLGANIIPVEPILPEVNPEVSINISEPTVNLGALPGTVNISPITISTVTPPTVVPPSAPVGILLTVTTPDAVDKIAVSTPVIIPTTTPSDKEITVTAPTAPGGYDPSYISVPEAPSSPVISLPSMPSINFVSMSNGNGAYVEVDAVPGGAGSSARIQNGIISAVSVIDGTFMVKREILTPYGITTAGGSYGTATTTANNSFRYSYSNYKAYAFAKVGAIGVGANSAAGSIVNAGTVGDKYAISYANAYADSASVQRIVGGQALTFNNGKFRVARESDSSTVYLGEFLHMDIHASIAHGTIRTHLVNTVDKIASDGAGATAATAAVLPAWDDVIANYTTNTARAIAWVNSNDIALEGGNLNLTNMYHHTSALTSGIVINTGKIQIRPYKSGGTIYDGYNSVFVVSSEQQANKAQYVMYNKGEINTSTQNTGVFTINNGWYRRGGATTYCNSSENFVVNKGVIEMTGKHSIGVYGQFLSWNVSGASRGVLQMDFMDGTDRKPIQLYGDESIGLYVLSEFNSSNITGNFHVDIGGINTGNKSISIDENDTNGGESITDYWSGNTSTNTVDGSVGILSYRDINLTSHGIVIHDKTNGNIGVAPQKKAAYTWSFTGGGQTSNWAITAANPNLNLGSGYIKINGGTNNIGIFAREGNVTTTGSVDLTDGTGNLAIYAKDYTAGVGKVTTTGNVANTVILFADNGTINVTNNVKLLGLKVTGATTGNQNNILAAYASNTGTISMNNSGIIGSLTSPDIEVTGMELGDASGQYRGLALMADNGVINGKNNYIKVVNGAAGVASINSGNIDISGSTIYVNNGYAVYSDGTGTVNLTNGKLVLDGNSVAFDLDFNLANPLTLTGSEIHIVSDDVTAVNLKNVSTALSVNNLKSSIITALGGAINITDDGIHDKYKIAAVDGGTLNIDTNIDKADPDPDSNGYFYYKRFLGQRLKLNVTGGIEVNAAINSAEATAYFKGQVVGLEMNSSSSASGVSDTQINLATGSKVIADRTDSGAGAIGLYMNFGEIKLDAGSKVEVEKGSNVVNNEAVGVYAVNGSKVDNAGTIEVGGNRSIGILGMAYREAPIGTVIVNEFGASLTDQGKVNIINDKNITLDGIGTIGIYAHNNKASGLNTDAVVTNTVNGVITVGSSDSSNAAVGIYGKKATISNLGKISVGDGGVAIYATEGSRITDLGILDLGADGVGVMADGTSDISATSVTLTSNNAGILGKTGIFYKGDLGTESKTIGVAVNASALDKGTAIYVENMNITSSGILNIGKEGVGIFVKGNSTQTGTNTGTIDLTSGKTGAVGMYTKTANIINDIAGIIEVRDSSQIGMYAEGTNNKATNIGAIKLNVDGSTGIYVKSGAIAELNTGNNITFAGKSSVGVFAENAAVNLKSNLTFLNNNENKNIYVYGKDATVGIDAGKTVTIDGMGTPTTAGNKTVGIYLENAGTGSTFNGATGQVVVTNEAVGIYSKGNNTLNVNVTADGVKTTGVFIEDGSSITGTVTARGASGAGAVGVYGSKGAVTIGAVGLTLKTDTDKGTGMYLADGAYASGGKITINNTAAVDNIGVYYSKGTASGTVTNGSEIELTGNKSIGIYAADGINLVNTKNINSTTSNNIASYVGGNSTLTSNGNITMTGTDNIGIYTGKGTGVNAGTINLTGAAGTSSAGMAAKTDVAGDIATVENKNIIIVGNNLGMYVAGAGTSSGKNTGTITATTGTGVYVDGGGNSFDGTGGSITSNAVGIYLKDTDANKITAGTLNIGSGGVGVFGENAKIDFAVNVAGTGAVGVAAKNGSVISGNVTTGQDSVGAYLLDSTVTFNGANITTGTNNSGTSVGVLFDAGITGTYTMNNVSVNAKNGVGIYLGGVGMTLNHNGTVTTEGGIGIYVKNGTTLTTGTSTLNISNGGTGIYVEQGTANLGLSGNLAFNFGTGGGIGIYNNGGTLNIGSNITLSGSGSLAATTDGSFISSGNITVGEGGTGLLGQYSSSSIAVQSITNSGIITASSGGIGLAAVKAGAGVPGAAITVNNFNTITISGKSSGTSEPSIGIYTDIADVVNTGNINVGTDGIGIYSIHNGVLTSVQNDNMKMTGTDGIGVYLKGATSGLLSNSITSTGGTGNTGVILEDIGTIAINAGTITLGEAGVGVVATGTTTSTITGSISVGDSNAIKSAIGIVADNGANITLAGATTITAGNGGIGVYAEGAGTTITVPNAANINVGANGVYMYSNGANLSFAGNITANNKIGLVADGGTVTSTGATINVQNGGLGVFVKNAAPVFTGTPINVQAGNSSQYSIGAYYDEVSSIGTAPVITQTGSYTIGMVLNDSTGTTAGGISIGGSGSINQIGAMAKKGSNLTINGNVLVDGNENIGVYGEDSLIRTIGSITVLDSSTCVNKSTSSIGVSINGGSYIGNGNLSVGNYSIGVFGKDMTVGSVITQGTGIEIMTVGNNGLGIYGEGTGGTITADMSNITVGTDNAIGVYAKGMNSVVTGNMGIGANTSIGIASEGNGNVAYTGTMTIANKASTASVGIYKTDGTGIISTSAGSWSVGENGYGIYLKQTKGHSATITNNADMNLQMAAVGIFSSGENIVSNSGNIIVGSTNVNGDHANLEKHENSIGIYLNGGSTGINTSSGVITINHDHSVGVYVAGSTTSFTNEGTINVDNGGIGILVQDKGTAENKGTINLGNTLAACKSPTVGMAAYGGAKIINSLSGVINVNEGTGMYVNTGAELINKGTINVLNGIGIEGNGKVTNSGLITVTGTGTDRSTSGVGAANVGAIEIDSAGNIKINDKYVSVGGTLTTDGILIIDGAYVDVTTGIPLFSASSVSGEVNIMSNFATTGNGITYLMKNFVNTAAGTVTGNKLVPVTSPLFVAKVTSNGDLAIAKRPYADIVIGEQFDALHKGLDNILENSGGNGRDAEILKKLNAYLNDFSGEDFEREASRTLAETRGDIYATIQSRMQDINQAFDNSFYELESSYNLTKDSSKYSVIYTDGKYRDSTLGIDEYDYKVMGLLYMKEKEGAEYGSKYGYTIGFAGSKFDFDDGGSKEDVYSLRVGAHRVKNLSEEHKVSWLSRIELGYNRHIAKRKLELDTTYENKGEYNTYSVALDNRLTKVIYTDLSRQLDVYADLDLEYGKVDDFKESAGSKGGLEVQIKDNDYLSAQTGAGVKASQRIYAGNDISVKVTADVKYAYEFGDNYDGNKARLKNGEEGYYSLITPEEREGKLTGKVGLTIEKANHMGVTFEVEAADENHKKDSSIKYGVRFNYKF